In Neisseriaceae bacterium CLB008, one genomic interval encodes:
- the lgt gene encoding prolipoprotein diacylglyceryl transferase: MIVHPQFDPILVSLGPLPIRWYALSYIVGFALFIFLGKRRIKAGNTFFTEKLLDDFVIWGVLGVILGGRLGYILFYKFGDYLADPLSIFKVWEGGMAFHGGFIGVLVAILLFAIKQKRSFFEVSDFIAPLVPLGLASGRIGNFINGELWGRVTSPDAWWAMGFPQAAHEDIAYATTHPQWMTTLVEHNMLPRHPSQLYQFALEGLCLFIIVWLFSRKPRPVGQVSALFLLGYGFFRFLAEFAREPDDFLGLLAFNLSMGQWLSLPMIVAGLALFVYFGKTRAVSKV; encoded by the coding sequence ATGATTGTTCACCCTCAATTTGACCCCATCCTCGTGTCGTTAGGGCCGCTGCCCATCCGCTGGTACGCCCTGAGCTACATCGTGGGCTTTGCCCTATTCATCTTTTTGGGTAAGCGCCGCATTAAGGCCGGCAACACCTTTTTCACTGAAAAACTGCTCGATGATTTCGTGATCTGGGGCGTTTTAGGCGTGATCCTAGGCGGCCGTTTAGGCTACATCTTGTTTTATAAATTCGGCGACTATCTGGCCGACCCTTTGTCGATTTTCAAAGTCTGGGAAGGCGGCATGGCCTTTCACGGTGGCTTCATCGGCGTACTGGTGGCCATTTTGCTGTTCGCCATCAAACAAAAACGCTCTTTCTTTGAGGTCTCTGACTTTATTGCCCCTTTAGTACCGCTGGGCTTGGCTTCAGGGCGCATCGGCAACTTCATCAACGGTGAACTATGGGGTCGCGTCACCAGCCCTGACGCATGGTGGGCCATGGGCTTTCCTCAGGCTGCCCACGAAGACATCGCCTACGCCACCACCCACCCACAGTGGATGACGACGCTGGTTGAGCACAATATGCTGCCGCGTCACCCGTCACAGCTGTATCAGTTTGCGCTGGAAGGCCTGTGCTTATTTATCATCGTTTGGCTATTCTCGCGTAAACCACGCCCAGTGGGCCAAGTGTCGGCCTTATTCCTATTGGGCTATGGCTTCTTCCGCTTCTTGGCCGAGTTTGCGCGCGAGCCTGATGACTTCCTAGGCTTATTGGCGTTTAATCTGTCTATGGGCCAGTGGTTAAGCCTGCCCATGATCGTGGCGGGCCTAGCGCTGTTTGTGTATTTCGGCAAAACCCGCGCCGTATCCAAAGTATAA
- a CDS encoding YkgJ family cysteine cluster protein, with translation MSDRHLSSNPCVSCGACCATFRVSFYWAEADALSIAPELTEQVNAFYGCMAGTNQPQPRCQALEGDIGAETRCQIYHQRPGPCHELQAGEAKCNQARLRHGLSPIPTQPLTHPPGANDDAHFDHAS, from the coding sequence ATGAGCGATCGTCATTTAAGCAGCAACCCCTGCGTCAGCTGCGGCGCCTGTTGCGCCACCTTTCGGGTGTCGTTTTACTGGGCCGAAGCCGATGCCCTAAGCATCGCCCCCGAGTTGACCGAACAGGTCAACGCTTTTTACGGCTGTATGGCCGGCACCAACCAACCGCAGCCTCGCTGCCAAGCACTAGAGGGCGACATCGGCGCTGAAACCCGCTGCCAAATTTACCATCAGCGCCCTGGGCCTTGCCACGAACTACAGGCCGGCGAAGCCAAATGTAATCAGGCCCGCCTACGCCACGGCCTCAGCCCTATTCCCACTCAACCCCTTACCCACCCTCCAGGAGCCAACGATGATGCCCATTTTGATCACGCCAGCTAA
- a CDS encoding DUF4870 family protein: MNTVAESPTINARQETLMVYIIFVVSLFLSTLVAVIGVVYAYVRRGDFKGTLYESHLNYLIRLFWWQLALSLVPLLMVAYGLVWPLLLDQLPRWGWTFGAMACAGLIMLWFLVKLLLGLVRLQDGRAMS, translated from the coding sequence GTGAATACTGTGGCTGAATCACCGACAATTAACGCCCGTCAAGAAACCTTAATGGTGTACATCATCTTTGTGGTCTCGCTGTTCTTGAGCACATTGGTGGCGGTGATCGGTGTGGTGTACGCCTATGTTCGGCGCGGTGACTTTAAAGGCACCCTGTATGAAAGCCACCTTAACTATTTAATTCGTCTATTTTGGTGGCAGCTGGCGCTGAGCCTAGTGCCCCTTTTGATGGTGGCCTATGGCTTGGTTTGGCCTTTGCTGTTGGATCAACTGCCGAGGTGGGGCTGGACGTTTGGCGCCATGGCGTGTGCGGGTTTGATCATGCTGTGGTTTTTGGTCAAGCTGTTACTGGGTTTGGTTCGTCTACAAGATGGCCGAGCCATGAGTTAG
- a CDS encoding DUF4870 family protein, translated as MQEPIIMHETGQPGPTLDARKETLMVYIAIAAGLVTGGVGTLVGLIYAYIRRNDIQGTIYYGHMNYLIKTIWVTFGLSVLGFLTTVILIGFVIMFAAFVWYVYRVIFGFVKWNDHQGVVG; from the coding sequence ATGCAAGAACCCATCATCATGCATGAAACGGGTCAGCCTGGCCCAACCTTAGACGCCCGTAAAGAAACCTTAATGGTCTACATCGCCATTGCGGCCGGTTTAGTGACGGGTGGCGTGGGTACCCTAGTGGGCTTGATTTATGCCTATATACGGCGCAACGACATTCAGGGCACCATTTATTATGGCCACATGAATTATTTGATTAAAACCATTTGGGTGACGTTTGGCCTCAGCGTGCTGGGTTTTTTAACCACGGTGATTTTGATTGGCTTTGTGATCATGTTCGCCGCCTTTGTGTGGTATGTGTATCGCGTCATCTTTGGTTTTGTGAAGTGGAATGACCATCAGGGCGTGGTGGGTTAA
- a CDS encoding beta-ketoacyl-ACP synthase III, with the protein MSLNTAVISATGLYTPPHAISNDELVHAFNTYVNQYNEAHQADITAGTLEALRESSSEFIEKASGIKSRYVLDKVGILDPNLMRPNLPERSNEELSIQAEMGVEAAKAALNKAGLTGADIDMVIVACSNMQRAYPAISVEIQAALGCQGFAFDMNVACSSATFGLQTAQNAVLAGSARRVLMVNAEICSAHLNFRERDSHFIFGDAATAVIVERADLVDAHAGFDIIGCQLWTQFSNSIRNNAGFLNRCAPEHAQDADKLFVQNGRKVFKEVCPAVGEHIVSHLAAVNLPAEQVTRFWLHQANLSMNELIAKRVLGRSASREEAPIILDQYANTSSAGSIIALHLHHEGMQPGDYGVVSSFGAGYSIGSVILQKR; encoded by the coding sequence ATGTCGCTCAACACAGCCGTCATCAGCGCCACTGGTTTATATACCCCGCCCCACGCCATCTCCAACGACGAGCTGGTGCACGCGTTTAATACTTATGTAAACCAATACAATGAAGCCCATCAGGCCGACATCACCGCCGGCACGTTGGAAGCTCTGCGCGAATCCAGCTCTGAGTTTATTGAAAAAGCCTCCGGCATTAAGAGTCGCTACGTGTTAGACAAAGTGGGGATTCTAGACCCCAACCTCATGCGCCCTAATCTGCCTGAGCGCAGCAACGAAGAGCTGTCGATTCAGGCCGAAATGGGTGTAGAAGCAGCTAAAGCGGCACTGAATAAGGCCGGCCTCACCGGCGCCGACATCGACATGGTGATCGTGGCTTGCTCCAATATGCAGCGCGCCTACCCCGCCATTTCGGTCGAAATCCAAGCCGCCTTAGGCTGCCAAGGCTTTGCCTTCGACATGAACGTGGCCTGCTCCAGCGCCACCTTCGGCCTGCAAACGGCACAAAATGCCGTACTGGCTGGCTCTGCTCGTCGCGTGTTGATGGTGAATGCTGAAATTTGCTCGGCCCACCTTAACTTTCGCGAACGCGACAGCCACTTTATTTTTGGCGATGCGGCCACCGCCGTCATCGTCGAGCGCGCCGATCTGGTTGACGCCCACGCGGGCTTTGACATCATTGGCTGTCAGCTGTGGACTCAGTTTTCCAACAGTATTCGCAACAATGCCGGCTTTTTAAATCGCTGCGCCCCTGAACACGCCCAAGACGCCGACAAATTATTCGTGCAAAATGGCCGTAAAGTATTTAAAGAAGTTTGCCCAGCCGTGGGCGAACACATTGTGAGCCATTTGGCCGCGGTTAACCTACCGGCCGAACAGGTCACCCGCTTTTGGCTGCACCAGGCCAATCTGAGCATGAATGAATTGATCGCCAAACGCGTGCTGGGCCGTAGCGCCAGCCGTGAAGAAGCGCCCATCATTCTAGACCAGTACGCCAACACCAGCTCTGCCGGCTCCATCATCGCTCTGCACCTACATCACGAAGGCATGCAGCCTGGTGATTATGGCGTGGTGTCTAGCTTTGGTGCCGGTTATTCGATTGGCTCAGTGATCCTACAAAAGAGATAA
- the coaD gene encoding pantetheine-phosphate adenylyltransferase, which produces MPPSKQKKRAVYAGSFDPPTNGHLWMIRKAQDLFDELVVAIGVNPDKRCTFSIDERQFMLREITRGFPNVRIAVFEHQFLVNYAQSIDADYIVRGIRTASDYEYERSMRYINSDMQPDVATVFLMPPREYAEVSSTMVKGMVGPKDWQEVIKQYVPDAVYEKIMQDHLYSAR; this is translated from the coding sequence ATGCCTCCCAGCAAGCAAAAAAAACGCGCCGTCTATGCCGGCAGCTTTGACCCCCCCACCAACGGCCATCTGTGGATGATCCGTAAGGCGCAAGACCTATTCGATGAGTTGGTGGTGGCCATTGGCGTCAATCCAGACAAACGCTGCACCTTCAGCATTGATGAGCGCCAATTTATGCTGCGCGAAATCACCCGCGGCTTTCCCAACGTTCGGATTGCCGTATTTGAACATCAGTTTTTGGTGAACTACGCCCAAAGCATTGACGCTGACTACATTGTGCGCGGCATCCGCACGGCGTCCGACTACGAATACGAGCGCTCCATGCGCTACATCAATTCAGACATGCAGCCGGATGTGGCCACCGTATTCCTCATGCCGCCGCGAGAGTATGCGGAAGTATCGTCCACCATGGTCAAAGGCATGGTAGGACCAAAAGACTGGCAAGAAGTCATCAAGCAATACGTGCCCGACGCCGTGTATGAAAAAATCATGCAGGATCATTTATACTCAGCCCGCTAG
- a CDS encoding C40 family peptidase, which produces MNNYWHKAFALVLGAWVGLAPADPLDDLIAQKQQQSIVIKGRGEAMPVASAADTRDMNKEQVGDLIMNAMGLLGVAYKFGGSSPAQGLDCSGFIQYIFKQSFRINLPRTSAEMAKVGQAVSRSDLMPGDLVFFNTRGFANSHVGMYLGNDRFIQSPRTGKTVEITSMTNSYWSKRFNGARRINHQTMNTAKFVK; this is translated from the coding sequence ATGAATAATTATTGGCACAAGGCGTTTGCCTTGGTGTTAGGCGCTTGGGTTGGCCTAGCGCCGGCGGACCCTCTAGATGATTTGATTGCCCAAAAGCAACAGCAAAGCATCGTGATTAAAGGCCGTGGCGAAGCGATGCCGGTGGCTTCTGCCGCAGACACGCGCGACATGAATAAAGAGCAGGTAGGTGATTTAATCATGAACGCCATGGGGCTTTTAGGCGTGGCCTATAAGTTTGGTGGCTCTTCCCCAGCCCAAGGTCTAGATTGCAGTGGTTTTATTCAATACATCTTCAAGCAGTCGTTTCGCATCAACTTACCACGCACTTCTGCTGAAATGGCTAAAGTTGGCCAAGCGGTGAGTCGATCTGATTTAATGCCGGGCGATTTGGTGTTTTTTAACACCCGCGGGTTTGCGAATTCGCACGTGGGCATGTATTTGGGCAATGATCGTTTTATTCAATCGCCCCGTACGGGCAAAACGGTTGAGATCACCAGCATGACCAACAGCTATTGGTCTAAGCGCTTTAACGGCGCTCGCCGCATTAATCACCAAACCATGAATACGGCGAAGTTTGTTAAGTAA
- a CDS encoding ABC1 kinase family protein produces MITKTFIALRDLPRLKQIVSILAKHGLGSFIQRMKLMKLFNRKALSEHNTTHKKYLTTPQRFRMAFEELGPTFIKLGQILSTRVDMFPPEWTSEFAKLQNDVQPMGTEVIQVLVTERLKQPIPSVFDYFSPEPIGSASIAQVHRATLKTGEDVVVKVKRPNIEAKIQADLRILTYLTKLMESEIPELRRYQPTQMLHYFTKSLAKELNLSIERRYLQRFNDTFSHDPTVNVPLVYPEYSSHDILVESFVADTLLTHLDLATLSHDDRHQIASHIADAILSMILKHGFFHADPHPGNILVGADHKITFIDFGLVGHLSNTRRKELINLINALVERDQMEMQFVLSNWAQGDLPDETQLGMDVLEMMLNYEHLPMKDLKISQVIHDITSVMREHELTLPPDLVMLFKTLITLEGVVKNLDGEFQLLEHTKPLVMAAIKSQASPRHLQQKLKAQSRLFAQFASDLPANIVGLNRKLKRGQLSLNLDVKRLEQFGHQIDKSANRLTMGIVTGSLIIGSSIVMSINAGPKIFGLSFFGFIGYMLAFFNSVWLIWSIWRSSKN; encoded by the coding sequence ATGATCACCAAAACCTTCATTGCACTGCGCGATTTGCCCCGTCTCAAACAAATTGTGAGCATTTTGGCCAAACATGGCCTGGGCAGCTTTATTCAACGCATGAAGTTGATGAAGTTATTCAACCGAAAAGCCTTAAGCGAACACAATACCACTCATAAAAAGTATCTGACCACGCCACAACGGTTTCGTATGGCCTTCGAAGAACTCGGCCCCACCTTCATTAAGCTGGGACAAATTCTGTCTACTCGGGTCGACATGTTCCCGCCAGAATGGACCAGCGAGTTTGCCAAGTTACAAAATGACGTCCAACCCATGGGCACAGAAGTCATTCAAGTATTGGTTACCGAACGGCTTAAACAGCCTATCCCTTCGGTATTTGATTATTTTAGCCCCGAGCCCATCGGCAGTGCATCGATCGCTCAGGTGCATCGTGCCACCCTCAAAACGGGGGAGGACGTGGTGGTCAAGGTCAAAAGACCCAATATCGAAGCCAAAATTCAGGCCGACCTACGCATTTTAACCTATTTAACCAAACTTATGGAATCAGAAATACCAGAATTGCGTCGATATCAGCCCACACAAATGCTGCACTACTTTACCAAAAGCCTGGCCAAAGAGCTTAATTTATCAATAGAACGCCGATACTTACAGCGTTTTAACGATACCTTTAGTCACGACCCAACGGTAAACGTTCCCTTGGTGTATCCAGAATACTCTAGCCATGACATCTTGGTAGAAAGCTTTGTGGCCGATACCTTATTGACCCATCTCGACCTTGCCACGCTTAGCCACGATGATCGGCACCAGATCGCCAGCCACATTGCCGATGCCATTTTAAGCATGATCCTCAAGCACGGTTTCTTCCACGCCGATCCACATCCAGGCAATATTTTAGTCGGCGCCGACCACAAGATCACCTTCATCGACTTTGGTCTAGTCGGGCATTTAAGCAACACTCGCCGCAAAGAGCTCATCAACCTCATCAACGCGCTGGTGGAGCGCGACCAAATGGAGATGCAGTTTGTGCTCAGCAACTGGGCTCAAGGCGATCTGCCCGACGAAACCCAGCTGGGCATGGACGTCTTGGAAATGATGCTCAACTACGAACATCTGCCGATGAAGGATTTAAAGATCAGCCAAGTCATCCACGACATCACCAGCGTCATGCGCGAACACGAGCTCACGCTGCCGCCTGATTTAGTGATGCTGTTTAAAACCTTAATCACCCTAGAAGGCGTGGTCAAAAACCTAGACGGCGAATTTCAACTGCTAGAACACACCAAGCCGCTGGTCATGGCCGCCATCAAAAGCCAGGCCAGTCCGCGCCATCTACAGCAAAAACTGAAGGCCCAAAGTCGACTCTTTGCCCAATTTGCCAGCGATTTACCGGCCAACATCGTCGGCCTCAACCGCAAGCTCAAACGCGGCCAGCTCAGCCTGAATCTGGACGTCAAACGGCTGGAGCAGTTCGGCCACCAAATCGACAAAAGCGCCAACCGACTCACCATGGGCATCGTCACAGGATCCCTGATCATCGGCTCATCTATCGTGATGTCCATCAACGCCGGGCCCAAAATATTTGGCCTGTCCTTTTTCGGCTTCATCGGCTATATGCTGGCCTTTTTCAACAGCGTCTGGCTGATTTGGTCCATTTGGCGTTCCAGCAAAAACTAA
- a CDS encoding response regulator, with translation MDTLDHILVVDDDVEICQLLSQYLNKNGYKTSIAHEGRAMWQILDTTHIDLIVLDLMLPGDDGLTLCRNLRAQSNIPVIMLTALGEETDRIIGLEMGADDYLPKPFSARELLARIKGVLRRTRTLPPSSRLNKQQAPAKWRFGPWLLDSSQRHLIDANGVMTALSSTEYRLLLVFLNHPEHVLSRDQLMDLTQGRDANPLDRIIDVQVSRLRARLQDDPKEPTLIKTVRNEGYVLAVPVELVS, from the coding sequence ATGGATACTTTAGATCATATTTTAGTGGTCGACGACGACGTCGAAATCTGCCAACTTTTAAGCCAATACTTAAATAAGAATGGTTATAAAACCAGCATTGCCCACGAGGGTCGTGCCATGTGGCAGATTCTGGACACCACCCACATCGACCTCATCGTGCTCGACCTGATGCTGCCAGGCGACGACGGCCTCACCTTATGCCGCAACTTAAGGGCCCAGTCCAATATTCCCGTCATCATGTTGACGGCCCTTGGTGAAGAAACCGATCGCATCATCGGTCTGGAGATGGGCGCCGACGACTATCTGCCCAAGCCATTTAGTGCCCGCGAACTATTGGCGCGGATTAAAGGCGTGCTGCGCCGTACCCGCACCTTGCCACCTAGCTCGCGCCTAAACAAACAGCAGGCGCCAGCCAAATGGCGCTTCGGCCCCTGGCTCTTAGACAGCAGCCAGCGCCACCTCATCGACGCCAACGGCGTGATGACGGCGCTCAGCAGCACTGAATATCGCTTATTGCTGGTGTTTCTCAACCACCCAGAACACGTTTTAAGCCGCGATCAATTGATGGACTTAACCCAAGGCCGCGACGCCAACCCGCTGGACCGCATCATCGACGTTCAGGTCAGCCGCCTGCGTGCACGATTGCAAGACGACCCGAAAGAACCAACCCTCATCAAAACCGTTCGTAACGAAGGCTATGTATTGGCCGTACCGGTTGAGCTGGTGTCATGA
- a CDS encoding ATP-binding protein, with amino-acid sequence MKRFLPNSLFGRLILVLFTGLLISQLISQFINHEERGLLLSENASRQAAHHIADTVQLLEPLSPEARARAVALWPNIRLRDQPFSLRGRNPSNSRSENRFSAWLAQTLGPDYRYSVSPMPGRMMRGEHHGGGGERGGGPYGPRPEERANPADAVTFLVQVPLKDGQWLLFNSSIPKASSWLPSRALTNIALLLLVVLALSYLAVRSLTRPLQKLSKAADALGRNINQAPIPETGPTEIRQVARAFNLMQGRLQSYIQDRTHVFSAMSHDLKTPITRMRLRTDLLDDEALRERFEKDLKEMETMVTEALAFMKGLDNHTPAQAINPLALLQSIQTDYLEADKPVSLEGDSTPPLWGQAALLKRALVNLIDNALFYGQRADIQLHHDASGLSIDILDAGPGISAEVQEKVFQPFFRVETSRNRDTGGTGLGLSIARNIIHSHGGDLSLHNRPEGGLKVSIKLPYNTPD; translated from the coding sequence ATGAAGCGCTTCTTGCCCAATTCCCTATTCGGGCGCTTAATCTTGGTGCTGTTTACCGGCCTCTTGATTTCCCAGCTCATCAGCCAATTCATCAACCATGAAGAGCGCGGCCTATTGCTGTCTGAAAACGCCAGCCGCCAAGCCGCCCACCACATTGCCGACACAGTCCAGCTACTGGAGCCGCTCAGCCCAGAAGCGCGGGCGCGCGCCGTGGCGCTGTGGCCCAATATTCGCCTACGCGACCAGCCCTTTAGCCTACGTGGCCGTAACCCTAGCAACAGCCGCTCCGAGAACCGCTTCAGCGCCTGGCTGGCCCAAACCCTCGGGCCCGACTATCGCTACAGCGTCAGCCCCATGCCAGGGCGCATGATGCGCGGTGAACACCACGGCGGGGGCGGCGAACGCGGCGGCGGACCTTATGGCCCCAGACCAGAAGAGCGCGCTAACCCAGCAGATGCCGTCACCTTCTTGGTACAAGTACCGCTTAAAGATGGCCAATGGCTGCTCTTTAACAGCAGTATTCCCAAAGCCTCAAGCTGGTTGCCTTCACGAGCCCTGACCAATATTGCTCTATTGCTACTGGTGGTTCTGGCCCTCTCCTACCTGGCCGTGCGCTCACTCACGCGGCCGCTACAAAAACTGTCTAAGGCCGCCGACGCACTGGGACGCAACATCAACCAAGCGCCGATCCCAGAAACCGGCCCCACCGAAATTCGCCAGGTGGCGCGTGCGTTTAACCTGATGCAAGGTCGCTTACAAAGCTATATTCAAGACCGTACCCACGTCTTCTCAGCCATGTCGCACGATTTAAAAACCCCGATCACGCGCATGCGCTTACGCACTGACTTACTCGACGATGAGGCACTGCGGGAACGTTTTGAAAAAGACTTGAAAGAAATGGAAACCATGGTCACCGAGGCGCTGGCATTCATGAAGGGCTTAGACAACCACACTCCGGCTCAAGCCATCAATCCGCTGGCCCTTTTACAAAGCATCCAAACGGATTATCTCGAAGCCGATAAACCTGTCAGCCTCGAAGGCGACAGTACGCCGCCGCTGTGGGGACAAGCCGCCTTACTCAAGCGAGCCTTAGTCAACCTCATCGACAACGCCCTCTTCTACGGTCAGCGTGCCGACATCCAGCTACACCACGATGCCAGCGGCCTGAGCATCGACATTTTAGACGCTGGCCCTGGCATCAGCGCCGAGGTGCAAGAAAAGGTTTTCCAACCGTTTTTCCGAGTGGAAACCTCACGCAATCGAGACACTGGCGGCACCGGCCTTGGCCTGAGCATTGCCCGCAACATCATCCACAGCCACGGCGGCGACCTCAGCCTGCACAACCGCCCAGAAGGCGGCCTCAAGGTCAGCATTAAGCTGCCCTACAATACCCCCGACTAA
- a CDS encoding pyrroline-5-carboxylate reductase, whose amino-acid sequence MRLGFIGTGVITDAIIRGLSQTAMPISSILISARNADIAAALAQDVATVSIAIDNQQIVDGADMVFVALRTQMAETVLRGLRFKPGQKIVSLMATATQATVEDWTGGVGTVLRAVPLPFVAQHQSMTPIYPQDDELAHIFTALGGVVVAQTEHELNVFMTAGSFMGVHYHFMAQCQAWLSAQGLAPEVCAPYLAKLFVNLAQQIQGDQVDFKALQQAHSTPGGTNELIATAFSQNGGDQALRQAIDAAFVKITQPQAWAGV is encoded by the coding sequence ATGAGACTAGGTTTTATTGGCACGGGCGTCATTACCGACGCCATTATTCGAGGCTTGAGCCAAACGGCGATGCCAATCAGCTCAATTTTGATTTCGGCGCGCAATGCAGATATAGCGGCTGCTTTAGCCCAAGATGTGGCGACGGTAAGCATTGCCATCGATAATCAGCAGATTGTGGATGGGGCCGATATGGTGTTCGTGGCCTTGCGCACGCAAATGGCCGAAACGGTTTTGCGTGGGCTGAGGTTTAAGCCTGGGCAAAAAATCGTCAGTTTAATGGCAACGGCCACGCAAGCGACGGTCGAGGATTGGACCGGTGGCGTTGGGACGGTACTGCGGGCGGTGCCGCTGCCGTTTGTGGCGCAGCACCAAAGCATGACGCCGATTTATCCACAGGACGATGAACTGGCGCATATTTTTACCGCTTTAGGCGGCGTGGTGGTGGCGCAGACCGAGCATGAGCTGAATGTGTTCATGACCGCCGGCTCGTTTATGGGGGTGCATTACCACTTTATGGCTCAGTGTCAGGCGTGGTTAAGCGCTCAAGGTTTGGCACCCGAGGTGTGTGCCCCTTATTTGGCCAAGCTGTTTGTGAATTTAGCGCAGCAAATTCAGGGCGATCAAGTGGACTTTAAGGCTTTGCAGCAGGCACACTCTACGCCTGGCGGCACCAATGAGCTGATCGCCACTGCATTTAGCCAAAACGGCGGCGATCAGGCTCTGCGTCAGGCCATTGATGCGGCTTTTGTTAAAATTACTCAGCCGCAGGCCTGGGCGGGGGTTTAG
- a CDS encoding glutamine--tRNA ligase/YqeY domain fusion protein — protein MNPDQFADNHFIRTIIEDDLKSGKHASIVTRFPPEPNGYLHIGHAKSICLNFGLAYIYGGKCNLRFDDTNPEKESDEFVRAIQEDVRWLGFQWDGEVRFASDYFEALYDFAVQLIKDGHAFVCELNAEEMRAYRGSLTEPGKESPYRNRTVAENLDLFTRMRAGEFADGSKTLRLKIDMASGNVNLRDPVIYRVRRVHHHRTGDAWCIYPMYDYTHAISDAIEHITHSLCTLEFESHRPLYDWVLDSIATPSHPRQYEFSRLELLYSVTSKRKLQQLVVQEKVSGWDDPRMPTISGMRRRGYTPEGLRLFSKRIGISKSENIIDISVLEGAVREELEGASPRIMAVLNPIKVTLTNYDEALTQSRSAPFHPKRPELGEREVPISRTLYVEADDFALEAPKGWQRLTPGGEVRLRYSYVIKCDEVVQDEAGNVIELKCSIDHDTLGKSPEGRKVKGVIHWVSEAHAAPIKVRLYDRLFTEARPDAIRGEDGEYLDFVDFINPESLQEVTGFAESIVNELAPESHYQFERLGYFVTDRRDHALGAPVFNRTVTLRDTWKPEEAK, from the coding sequence ATGAATCCAGATCAATTTGCAGACAATCATTTTATTCGCACCATTATTGAAGACGATTTAAAGAGCGGTAAGCACGCCAGCATCGTGACCCGCTTCCCCCCCGAGCCGAATGGCTATTTGCACATCGGTCACGCCAAAAGTATTTGTTTAAACTTTGGTTTGGCTTACATTTATGGTGGCAAGTGCAATCTGCGCTTTGACGACACCAATCCGGAAAAAGAATCGGATGAGTTTGTGCGCGCGATTCAAGAAGACGTGCGCTGGCTGGGCTTTCAGTGGGATGGTGAGGTACGCTTTGCGTCCGACTATTTTGAAGCCCTATACGATTTTGCGGTGCAATTGATTAAAGATGGTCATGCCTTTGTGTGTGAGCTGAATGCAGAAGAAATGCGCGCCTATCGCGGCTCTTTGACCGAGCCCGGTAAGGAAAGCCCTTACCGCAACCGTACCGTGGCAGAAAACTTGGATTTATTCACCCGCATGCGGGCGGGGGAGTTTGCCGACGGCAGCAAAACCCTGCGTTTGAAAATTGACATGGCCTCAGGCAACGTCAACTTGCGTGATCCGGTGATTTACCGCGTGCGTCGCGTGCATCATCACCGCACCGGTGACGCTTGGTGTATCTACCCAATGTATGACTACACCCACGCGATTTCTGACGCCATCGAACACATCACCCATTCATTGTGTACCTTAGAGTTTGAAAGCCATCGTCCTTTATACGACTGGGTGTTGGACAGCATCGCCACGCCGTCTCACCCACGCCAATATGAGTTTTCACGCCTAGAGTTGCTGTATTCAGTGACGTCTAAGCGTAAGCTGCAACAGCTGGTGGTACAAGAGAAGGTCAGCGGCTGGGACGACCCACGCATGCCGACCATTTCAGGCATGCGCCGTCGTGGCTATACGCCAGAAGGCCTGCGTTTGTTCTCTAAGCGCATCGGCATCTCTAAAAGCGAAAACATCATCGATATTTCGGTGTTGGAAGGCGCCGTTCGTGAAGAATTAGAAGGCGCATCACCGCGCATCATGGCGGTATTGAACCCAATTAAAGTAACCCTAACCAACTACGACGAAGCCTTGACTCAGTCGCGTAGCGCCCCGTTCCATCCGAAACGTCCAGAGTTGGGCGAGCGCGAAGTACCGATTAGCCGTACCCTGTACGTTGAGGCCGACGACTTTGCCTTAGAGGCGCCTAAAGGCTGGCAGCGCCTGACGCCGGGTGGCGAAGTGCGTTTACGCTATAGCTATGTGATTAAGTGTGATGAAGTGGTGCAAGATGAAGCCGGTAACGTGATTGAACTTAAATGCAGCATTGACCACGATACCTTGGGTAAATCGCCAGAAGGCCGTAAGGTCAAAGGCGTGATTCATTGGGTGTCTGAAGCGCACGCCGCGCCGATTAAGGTGCGTCTGTACGATCGCTTGTTTACCGAAGCACGCCCCGATGCGATCCGCGGTGAAGACGGTGAATACCTTGATTTTGTTGATTTCATCAATCCTGAGTCATTACAAGAAGTGACAGGCTTTGCCGAGTCGATTGTGAATGAATTGGCGCCAGAGTCGCACTACCAGTTTGAGCGCTTGGGCTATTTTGTGACCGATCGCCGCGACCATGCTTTGGGTGCACCCGTGTTTAACCGTACGGTGACCTTACGCGATACATGGAAGCCTGAAGAAGCGAAATAA